In Staphylococcus lloydii, the following proteins share a genomic window:
- the hisH gene encoding imidazole glycerol phosphate synthase subunit HisH, whose amino-acid sequence MIAIIDYGLGNIKNIQRAVEHLGYEAQLTHDETIIKQADFIILPGVGHFKDAMRAINQRQLLPILKNVDDKPILGICLGMQLLFEHSAEGDVDGLQLIPGQIIPIQSPYPVPHLGWNNLISDNKQLEHDVYFVHSYQAEMSDNVIAYADYGTKIPGIVQYDKYIGIQFHPEKSGEYGLDILNQALQGGFLNDQALASN is encoded by the coding sequence ATGATAGCAATCATTGATTACGGCCTAGGCAATATTAAAAATATACAACGTGCAGTTGAACATTTGGGTTATGAAGCTCAATTAACGCACGATGAAACAATTATAAAGCAAGCAGATTTCATTATTTTACCAGGCGTTGGCCATTTTAAAGATGCGATGCGTGCCATTAATCAACGCCAATTATTACCAATTTTAAAAAATGTTGATGACAAGCCAATATTAGGTATTTGTTTAGGTATGCAATTGTTATTCGAACATAGTGCCGAAGGCGATGTTGATGGTTTGCAACTGATACCAGGTCAAATTATACCAATCCAATCGCCCTATCCTGTGCCTCACTTAGGATGGAATAATTTAATTAGTGACAATAAGCAACTCGAACACGATGTTTATTTTGTTCACTCTTATCAAGCTGAAATGTCAGACAACGTCATCGCTTACGCTGACTATGGCACTAAAATTCCTGGTATAGTGCAATATGACAAATATATCGGCATCCAATTTCACCCTGAAAAAAGTGGAGAATATGGTTTAGATATTCTAAATCAAGCTTTACAAGGAGGATTTTTAAATGATCAAGCTCTGGCCAGCAATTGA
- the hisG gene encoding ATP phosphoribosyltransferase, with translation MLTVALAKGRLLKSFIQYLHDKNETQIVEALENRQRQLLISVEDIQFILVKGSDVPIYVEQGVADVGIVGSDILDEGQYNINNLLDLPFGDCHFALAAKPETTTFNKVATSYVHTAQNYFERQGIDVELVKLSGSIELACLVDMVDGIVDIVQTGTTLKSNGLVEKDEIASINAKLITNKQSYFQKSQDIDCFIQTLEVSLIDFK, from the coding sequence ATGTTGACAGTTGCATTAGCCAAGGGCAGACTTTTAAAAAGCTTTATTCAATATTTACACGATAAAAATGAAACTCAAATCGTAGAGGCATTAGAAAATAGACAGCGCCAATTATTAATATCAGTAGAAGATATTCAATTTATTCTAGTCAAAGGTAGTGACGTCCCAATTTATGTAGAACAAGGTGTGGCAGATGTTGGCATCGTTGGTAGCGATATATTAGATGAAGGCCAATATAATATTAATAATTTGTTAGACCTCCCTTTTGGGGATTGCCATTTCGCATTAGCTGCTAAACCAGAAACTACGACATTTAATAAGGTTGCGACATCCTATGTACACACAGCACAAAACTATTTTGAACGACAAGGCATAGATGTTGAATTAGTAAAGCTTTCAGGCTCTATAGAATTGGCATGTTTAGTTGATATGGTTGATGGCATTGTTGATATCGTTCAGACAGGTACAACACTTAAATCAAATGGTCTAGTCGAAAAAGATGAAATAGCATCTATTAATGCGAAATTAATCACAAATAAGCAATCATATTTTCAAAAGTCTCAAGATATAGATTGCTTTATTCAAACTTTGGAGGTGTCACTCATTGATTTTAAATAA
- the hisB gene encoding imidazoleglycerol-phosphate dehydratase HisB, whose protein sequence is MKFQKTRNTAETKLDISLSDDGAKSEINTGVGFLDHMLTLFSFHSKLTLTIHANGDLEVDDHHVTEDIGIVLGQLLLEMVKAKQSFSRYATSYIPMDETLARTVMDISGRPYLSFNCELSKEKVGTFDTELTEEFFRALVINARLTTHIDLIRGGNTHHEIEAIFKSFARSLKDALAENDGQGVPSSKGVIE, encoded by the coding sequence ATGAAATTTCAAAAAACGCGTAATACTGCTGAGACTAAGCTCGACATATCATTATCAGATGATGGAGCTAAAAGTGAAATCAACACTGGCGTAGGATTTCTAGACCATATGTTAACGCTATTTTCATTCCATAGTAAGTTAACATTAACTATACATGCTAATGGTGACTTAGAAGTTGACGATCATCATGTAACAGAAGATATAGGTATTGTGTTGGGACAATTACTACTAGAAATGGTCAAAGCAAAGCAATCTTTTAGTAGGTATGCCACAAGTTATATACCGATGGACGAAACTTTAGCACGTACTGTTATGGATATTAGTGGCCGACCTTATTTATCATTTAATTGTGAACTTAGTAAAGAAAAAGTGGGTACATTTGATACTGAATTAACCGAAGAGTTTTTCAGAGCCTTAGTTATCAACGCACGCCTAACTACGCATATTGATTTAATTAGAGGTGGCAACACACATCATGAAATTGAAGCCATTTTTAAATCATTTGCTAGATCCTTAAAAGATGCCTTAGCAGAAAATGATGGACAAGGTGTACCTTCTTCAAAAGGAGTGATCGAATGA
- a CDS encoding SDR family oxidoreductase, translating to MGRLDNKVAVITGASTGIGKASAEALANEGAEVIAFDISNDIDATVKAINNEGGKAKAYHIDISDEHAVESAAKNIQETYGTIDVLFNNAGVDNAAGRIHEYPIEVFDKIINVDLRGTFLMTKFFIPLMLDNGGSIINTASFSGQAADLNRSGYNAAKGGVINFTRSTAIEYGRENIRANAIAPGTIETPLVDKLVGSEDDKAGQDFRENQKWVTPLGRLGKPSEVGKLVAFLASDDSSFITGETITIDGGVMSYTWPGEMLSDDSWKKSIK from the coding sequence ATGGGAAGATTAGACAATAAAGTAGCAGTAATTACAGGAGCGAGTACGGGTATAGGCAAAGCATCAGCAGAAGCATTAGCTAATGAAGGTGCCGAAGTAATAGCATTTGATATATCAAATGACATTGACGCTACAGTTAAAGCTATAAATAATGAAGGTGGCAAGGCTAAAGCTTATCATATTGATATTTCAGATGAACATGCAGTAGAAAGCGCTGCTAAAAACATTCAAGAAACTTACGGCACTATAGATGTGCTATTTAATAATGCTGGTGTTGATAATGCTGCCGGCCGTATTCATGAATATCCTATTGAAGTATTCGATAAAATAATTAACGTAGATTTAAGAGGCACGTTTTTAATGACCAAATTCTTTATTCCACTCATGTTAGATAATGGTGGTTCTATTATTAATACAGCATCATTTTCTGGACAAGCTGCAGACCTAAATCGTTCTGGTTATAATGCAGCTAAAGGTGGCGTTATAAACTTTACACGTTCGACTGCAATAGAATATGGGCGTGAAAATATTCGTGCAAATGCCATTGCACCGGGCACGATTGAAACACCATTAGTGGATAAACTAGTAGGTAGTGAAGATGACAAAGCCGGACAAGACTTTAGAGAAAATCAAAAATGGGTAACGCCGTTGGGTCGTTTAGGTAAGCCAAGTGAAGTAGGGAAATTAGTAGCATTTTTAGCTTCTGATGACAGTTCATTTATTACCGGTGAAACGATAACGATTGATGGTGGCGTGATGTCTTATACATGGCCTGGAGAAATGTTAAGCGATGATAGTTGGAAAAAATCAATAAAATAA
- a CDS encoding ABC transporter permease, with the protein MSITALALTALLLLFPIIVSYKEKLYITKDLLVATVRAIVQLTVLGFLLHFIFNVNQVWILILFVLVIIINASWNTIHRASPVMHHVFLVSFIAIFVGVTLPLIGVTLTGAISFKPNEVIPVAGMVASNSLIAINLAYQNMDKEFVQQLEQIEAKLALGADPKMASKATVRESIKTAIVPTIDSVKTYGIVSIPGMMTGLIIGGMPPLDAIKFQLMVIFIHTTATIMSALIATYISYRQFFNYRDQLIARTMHDAK; encoded by the coding sequence ATGAGCATTACTGCATTAGCCCTAACAGCCTTACTACTGTTATTTCCAATTATTGTTTCTTATAAAGAGAAGTTGTATATTACAAAAGATTTATTAGTGGCTACTGTGCGTGCTATTGTACAACTTACAGTGTTAGGATTCTTGCTACATTTTATCTTTAATGTGAATCAAGTTTGGATTTTAATCTTATTTGTTTTAGTTATTATAATTAATGCTTCATGGAACACAATCCATCGTGCATCACCTGTTATGCACCATGTTTTTTTAGTGTCGTTTATAGCTATATTCGTAGGTGTGACTTTACCGCTTATAGGTGTGACGTTAACGGGTGCTATTAGTTTTAAACCTAATGAAGTCATTCCAGTGGCTGGAATGGTCGCAAGTAATAGTTTAATTGCAATTAATCTCGCTTATCAAAATATGGATAAAGAATTTGTACAACAACTCGAACAAATTGAAGCCAAATTAGCCCTAGGTGCAGACCCTAAAATGGCCTCCAAAGCTACAGTACGAGAAAGCATTAAAACGGCTATTGTCCCAACGATTGATTCGGTTAAAACGTATGGTATCGTTTCTATTCCAGGTATGATGACAGGACTTATTATTGGTGGCATGCCACCGTTAGATGCTATTAAATTTCAATTAATGGTTATTTTTATTCATACAACAGCAACAATAATGTCGGCACTTATTGCTACATATATTAGTTATCGACAGTTCTTTAACTATCGTGATCAATTGATTGCTAGAACAATGCATGACGCTAAGTGA
- a CDS encoding ATP phosphoribosyltransferase regulatory subunit → MTNSTTLIANKEKEIAFLKHFEAANFELVDFSFIESLKWPTLTQDDLQQMTERSFWQHNHQIFALRNDFTDQLLRYYSQYPADYDKVAYSGPIIRDNIVNTQLGIEHYNPTVTQMQHDFSLFYDYIKTTLVDDIDFIILGHYQLIDLLLEQQYQDETTLKYIQERNISALSQLLGTAHPIIQLLTTNTTEQLNLLTQLYTPDHTTIQALTRWEQYFKSLGIDNIHLDITPQPPRSYYKGAFMSCTLQRNKEQQLTGGYYKGTLEGFGLGFIL, encoded by the coding sequence ATGACAAATTCAACAACTTTAATCGCAAACAAAGAAAAAGAAATTGCCTTTTTAAAGCATTTTGAAGCCGCAAATTTTGAACTTGTTGACTTCAGCTTTATTGAGTCATTAAAGTGGCCTACGCTCACTCAAGATGATTTACAGCAAATGACGGAACGTAGCTTTTGGCAACATAACCATCAAATTTTTGCTTTACGTAATGACTTTACGGATCAATTATTACGTTATTACAGCCAATACCCTGCTGATTACGATAAAGTAGCATATTCTGGTCCTATAATAAGAGATAATATCGTCAACACACAACTTGGTATTGAACATTACAATCCTACAGTTACTCAAATGCAACATGACTTTAGTCTGTTTTATGACTATATCAAGACAACGCTAGTCGATGACATTGATTTTATTATTTTAGGACATTATCAACTTATAGACTTATTACTAGAACAACAATATCAAGACGAGACGACATTAAAATATATTCAAGAGCGTAATATTTCAGCGTTATCCCAACTTTTAGGTACTGCGCACCCTATTATCCAATTGCTAACGACGAATACAACTGAACAATTAAATTTATTAACACAATTGTATACGCCAGACCATACAACGATACAAGCGCTGACACGTTGGGAACAATATTTCAAATCATTGGGCATTGATAATATTCATTTAGACATCACGCCTCAGCCCCCACGTTCATATTATAAAGGCGCGTTCATGAGTTGTACGTTACAACGTAACAAAGAACAACAATTAACTGGCGGTTACTACAAAGGAACATTAGAAGGTTTCGGCTTAGGTTTTATACTTTAA
- a CDS encoding ABC transporter ATP-binding protein: MEEKALLQIKDVSYIADDRTIIDDLSFTVNKGETIAVVGPSGSGKSTLFRLMSNLISPTKGSITLNGTPFEQINPEQLRMEVSYLLQQSDLFEPTIGLNLSFPARVRNEKFDKKHAKQLLKRVGMGHYNLDASVSHLSGGERQRITIARQLMYIPQILLLDEATSALDAKNRETIEKMIFDLANEGVTIMWITHNDDQSMRNFSKRIKIVNGKIESEENLS; this comes from the coding sequence ATGGAGGAAAAAGCATTGTTACAAATCAAAGACGTTTCATACATCGCGGATGATCGTACAATTATTGATGATTTAAGTTTTACTGTTAATAAAGGTGAAACCATCGCAGTAGTTGGACCATCCGGTAGTGGTAAAAGTACATTGTTTAGACTTATGAGTAATTTAATAAGTCCTACAAAAGGGTCAATAACATTAAACGGGACACCTTTTGAACAAATTAATCCAGAACAATTAAGAATGGAAGTGAGTTATTTATTACAACAAAGTGACTTATTTGAACCTACAATAGGTTTGAATTTGTCATTTCCGGCACGTGTGAGGAACGAAAAATTTGATAAAAAACATGCTAAACAATTATTGAAACGCGTAGGGATGGGACACTATAACTTAGATGCGAGTGTTAGCCATTTATCTGGTGGGGAACGACAACGTATTACGATTGCGAGACAATTGATGTATATTCCTCAAATACTATTGTTAGATGAAGCAACAAGCGCACTTGATGCGAAAAATAGGGAAACTATCGAAAAAATGATTTTTGATTTGGCAAATGAAGGTGTCACAATTATGTGGATTACACATAATGACGACCAAAGCATGCGTAACTTTAGTAAACGTATAAAAATTGTTAATGGAAAAATAGAAAGTGAGGAGAATTTATCATGA
- the hisD gene encoding histidinol dehydrogenase, with the protein MLNKNAFLNSTKDTPALNEDLYPLVKDICDNVKHSGDAAIRNYNKQFDQVDTAELAISPDTIKQAYSRIDSELKNALIQSYERIKAYQKSIKWEAKRGQEECYELYHPLDSVGIYVPGGKASYPSTVLMTATLAQVAGVNNIVVVTPPQQQGVSDVVLAACYITGITSVYQVGGAQSIAALTYGTETIPKVDKIVGPGNQFVAYAKKYLFGTVGIDQIAGPSEIALIIDDTADLEAIAYDVFAQAEHDELARTFVISENLAVLETLEQKITENLSKIERHDIVKASIDNNHYLINVDQFEDACEVMNNIAPEHASIQTKNPEDYLNHVRHVGALFLGYYSPEVIGDYVAGPSHVLPTNQNARFANGLSVNDFLTRHSVINLSQQTFNQIQQSAQTIAHTEQLFNHEQSIKVRIAKGES; encoded by the coding sequence ATTTTAAATAAAAATGCTTTTCTAAACTCAACAAAAGATACACCTGCATTAAATGAAGACTTGTATCCATTAGTAAAAGATATTTGTGATAATGTTAAGCATTCCGGAGATGCTGCAATACGTAACTATAATAAACAGTTTGATCAAGTCGATACAGCAGAACTTGCAATTTCACCCGATACCATTAAGCAAGCTTATAGCCGTATAGATAGCGAACTAAAAAATGCATTAATACAAAGTTATGAACGTATTAAAGCGTACCAAAAATCTATTAAATGGGAAGCAAAACGTGGACAAGAAGAGTGTTATGAGCTATATCACCCATTGGATAGTGTAGGTATTTATGTACCGGGGGGCAAAGCAAGTTATCCATCTACGGTATTAATGACTGCCACATTAGCTCAAGTAGCCGGTGTTAATAATATCGTAGTCGTAACACCACCCCAACAACAAGGTGTATCTGATGTTGTGCTTGCAGCATGTTATATCACGGGAATAACTTCTGTATATCAAGTTGGGGGTGCGCAAAGTATTGCAGCTTTAACTTATGGTACAGAAACAATACCAAAAGTAGATAAAATCGTTGGACCGGGTAACCAATTTGTCGCATATGCGAAAAAATATCTATTTGGGACAGTTGGTATCGATCAAATAGCCGGGCCAAGTGAAATTGCCTTAATCATCGATGATACTGCAGATTTAGAAGCAATCGCTTATGATGTCTTTGCTCAAGCTGAACATGACGAATTAGCACGTACTTTTGTTATTAGCGAAAATCTAGCTGTGCTTGAAACATTAGAACAGAAAATAACTGAAAATTTATCAAAAATAGAACGTCACGACATTGTAAAGGCAAGTATCGATAACAATCATTATCTTATTAATGTTGATCAGTTTGAAGATGCCTGCGAAGTAATGAATAACATTGCACCAGAACATGCTTCTATTCAAACTAAAAACCCTGAAGATTATTTAAATCATGTGCGTCATGTTGGCGCATTGTTCTTAGGTTATTACTCTCCAGAAGTTATTGGTGATTATGTTGCAGGACCTAGTCATGTATTGCCTACAAACCAAAATGCGCGGTTCGCGAACGGTTTATCAGTGAACGACTTTTTAACGAGACATTCTGTTATTAACTTGTCTCAACAAACGTTTAACCAAATTCAACAGTCTGCGCAAACGATTGCACATACCGAACAGCTATTTAACCACGAACAATCAATCAAGGTGCGTATCGCTAAAGGAGAATCATAA
- a CDS encoding pyridoxal phosphate-dependent aminotransferase, whose translation MIRINKNESPLKPLSQELLASIISESAFNFYPDAEYERFKQAYAHFYGFEAEQIIAGNGSDELIQKLMLIMPEGPALTLNPDFFMYQAYANQVQRPIHFVEAETDLTFDLNKILTAIDMYQPSFFIMSNPHNPSGKQYDVEFLTAIANKMKDSGGYFVIDEAYLDFGEAYDFNMADHVLQMRTLSKAFAIAGLRLGVLIGTPKTIAKIKQIEHPYPLNTITLNIAIYMFEHSTATRQFIEHQRHLAQRLKNIFTDNVADVIYIFPSATNFVLTKGDLAHALGKYIADRGFQPRIYDEPEMSEYVRYSIATDEQLDTLTKIVQDWRKQYEISKNA comes from the coding sequence ATGATTAGAATAAACAAAAATGAAAGCCCGCTCAAACCATTATCACAAGAATTATTAGCTTCTATTATTAGCGAATCTGCCTTTAACTTTTATCCAGATGCTGAATATGAACGTTTCAAACAAGCATACGCTCACTTCTATGGATTTGAAGCTGAACAAATCATTGCAGGTAACGGTTCTGATGAATTAATTCAAAAGTTAATGCTTATTATGCCAGAAGGCCCTGCACTCACTTTGAATCCTGATTTCTTTATGTATCAAGCATATGCCAATCAAGTCCAACGCCCTATTCATTTTGTAGAGGCAGAAACAGATTTAACGTTTGATCTTAACAAAATTCTAACCGCAATAGATATGTATCAGCCTTCGTTTTTCATTATGAGCAATCCTCATAATCCATCAGGTAAACAATATGATGTTGAATTTTTAACAGCGATAGCTAATAAGATGAAAGACAGTGGAGGTTATTTCGTTATTGATGAGGCTTATTTAGACTTTGGCGAAGCATATGACTTTAATATGGCAGATCATGTGTTACAAATGCGTACGTTATCTAAAGCATTTGCCATCGCTGGACTTCGATTAGGAGTATTAATCGGTACGCCTAAAACAATAGCTAAAATTAAGCAAATTGAACATCCATATCCACTTAATACAATAACTTTAAATATCGCTATATATATGTTTGAACATTCGACAGCAACAAGACAATTTATCGAACATCAACGCCATTTAGCACAGCGTCTTAAAAATATATTTACCGACAATGTCGCAGATGTTATTTATATTTTCCCTTCTGCTACTAATTTTGTTCTAACTAAAGGAGACTTAGCACATGCTTTAGGTAAATACATCGCAGATAGAGGGTTTCAACCTAGAATTTATGATGAGCCAGAAATGAGTGAATATGTAAGATATTCTATCGCTACTGACGAACAATTAGATACGTTAACCAAAATTGTTCAAGATTGGAGGAAACAATATGAAATTTCAAAAAACGCGTAA
- the hisA gene encoding 1-(5-phosphoribosyl)-5-((5-phosphoribosylamino)methylideneamino)imidazole-4-carboxamide isomerase: MIKLWPAIDLINATSVRLTEGKYDSEEKMARSAEESVVYYSKFDCVDRIHIVDLIGAKQQTSVEQDYIKTLRALTTKPIEVGGGIRTLETIKSYFNQGIDYCIVGTKAIQDLDWLAQVAQQFPKRIYLSVDAYKQAIKINGWEQDAQLDLFDLVDTISHLPLGGLIYTDISKDGRLAGPNFEITGKLVQQTDIPIVASGGIRDQDDIKKLDALHVSAAIIGKAAHNPQFWEGLS, encoded by the coding sequence ATGATCAAGCTCTGGCCAGCAATTGATTTAATAAATGCAACAAGCGTAAGGCTCACAGAAGGCAAATATGATTCTGAAGAAAAAATGGCCCGTAGCGCTGAAGAAAGCGTTGTTTATTATAGTAAGTTTGACTGTGTAGACCGTATCCATATCGTTGACTTAATCGGTGCTAAACAACAAACTTCAGTTGAACAAGATTATATTAAAACTTTGCGCGCACTGACAACGAAACCCATTGAGGTCGGTGGTGGTATACGTACGCTTGAGACAATAAAATCATACTTCAATCAAGGTATAGATTATTGCATAGTTGGTACGAAAGCTATTCAAGATTTAGATTGGTTAGCGCAAGTTGCTCAACAATTTCCAAAGCGCATTTATTTATCGGTAGATGCCTATAAGCAAGCAATTAAAATTAACGGTTGGGAACAAGATGCACAGTTAGATCTATTTGATCTTGTTGATACAATAAGCCACCTACCTTTAGGCGGGTTAATTTATACAGATATTTCTAAAGATGGCCGTCTAGCAGGACCTAATTTTGAAATTACAGGTAAATTAGTACAACAAACTGACATTCCGATTGTCGCTTCAGGTGGGATAAGAGACCAAGATGATATTAAAAAATTAGATGCATTACATGTTTCTGCGGCTATCATTGGTAAGGCTGCGCATAATCCACAATTTTGGGAGGGATTGTCTTGA
- a CDS encoding M42 family metallopeptidase, protein MKNSIELLKTLTDVNGIAGHEMQVKSLMYDYLKPLSDEIIEDNLGGIFGKKNATNGTKSIMVCGHLDEVGFIVTQIDNKGFIKFTPVGGWWSQVMLSQKVTITTDEGKEIRGIIGSKPPHALSQEARKKTVDIKDMFIDIGVKSKKEAEQFGIEVGNMITPYSEFETLANNRYLTAKAFDNRYGCALAVDVLNNLKNENINVDLYSGANVQEEVGLRGAKVAANKINPDLAIAVDVAVAYDTPDMSQLSDTSLGEGPVVIIMDSSIIGHVGFSKHVKQIAKKHNISIQLDTTIGGGTDAGSIHVANEGVPTLSIGVALRYMHSNVSVLHTDDYKNSVNLITEIVKSLDDDTVDSIKW, encoded by the coding sequence GTGAAAAATTCTATAGAATTGTTAAAAACTTTAACAGACGTAAATGGTATTGCTGGTCATGAAATGCAAGTTAAATCTTTAATGTACGATTACTTAAAACCACTTAGCGACGAAATTATTGAAGATAACTTAGGTGGAATTTTCGGGAAAAAGAATGCCACTAACGGTACTAAATCCATTATGGTTTGCGGTCATTTAGATGAAGTAGGTTTTATTGTTACTCAAATTGATAACAAAGGCTTTATCAAATTCACACCTGTTGGAGGTTGGTGGAGCCAAGTTATGCTTTCGCAAAAAGTAACAATCACTACTGATGAAGGCAAAGAAATTCGTGGGATTATCGGCTCTAAACCACCTCATGCCCTATCACAAGAAGCACGTAAAAAAACAGTAGATATTAAAGACATGTTTATAGATATCGGGGTTAAGAGTAAAAAAGAAGCGGAACAATTTGGCATCGAGGTTGGTAATATGATTACACCATATAGCGAATTTGAAACTTTAGCCAACAATAGATATTTAACGGCTAAAGCCTTTGATAATCGCTATGGTTGTGCCCTTGCAGTTGATGTATTAAATAATTTAAAAAATGAAAACATCAATGTTGATTTATATTCTGGCGCCAATGTTCAAGAAGAAGTTGGTTTACGTGGTGCTAAGGTTGCAGCAAACAAAATCAATCCTGATTTAGCCATTGCTGTCGATGTGGCAGTTGCATATGATACACCAGACATGTCTCAACTTAGTGATACTTCACTTGGTGAAGGTCCTGTTGTCATCATTATGGATAGTAGTATTATTGGGCATGTAGGTTTCAGTAAACACGTTAAGCAAATTGCGAAAAAACACAATATCTCAATACAATTAGATACTACTATCGGTGGCGGCACAGATGCTGGTAGCATCCATGTTGCCAACGAAGGTGTACCTACATTATCAATCGGTGTGGCGTTACGTTATATGCATTCTAACGTTTCAGTGCTACATACTGATGACTATAAAAATTCTGTTAATCTAATCACAGAGATTGTTAAGTCTTTAGATGATGACACAGTTGATAGCATTAAATGGTAA
- a CDS encoding FMN-binding glutamate synthase family protein — MTLLTILQFIVNIIIVCFLLGGVITAALLIFKDKRQTQHSVLRNYPLLARIRYFFEKVGPEMRQYFFLEDKEGKPFSRLDYKNIVLAGKYNSRMTSFGTEKDYDAGFFIKNTMFPHQSSELRIDQSVLISSFIYKIDNERLFERDEHREESQINPYFLDNEDEIIIGPKLAHPFHLKRLVGQSGMSYGALGGNAITALSKGLGQAGTWMNTGEGGLSKYHLTGNTNIIFQIGPGLFGVRDEDGNFNLDLFKELADSEAIKAFEIKLAQGAKTRGGHMQGNKVTEEIAKIRKVKPWVTINSPNRFDFINNTYELLSWVEHLQTVGQKPVGFKIVVSSTAEIETLVKTMVETGIYPNFITIDGGEGGTGATFQELQDGVGLPLFTSLPIVSGMLEKYEVRDEVKIFASGKLITPDKIAIALGLGADLVNIARGMMISVGCIMSQQCHLNTCPVGVATTDPKKEQALIVEEKKYRVTNYITSLHEGLFNIAAAVGVKSPTQINKDHIIIKKHDGTIQSVNDYKLKLIEE; from the coding sequence ATGACACTTTTAACAATTTTACAATTTATCGTAAATATTATTATTGTATGTTTTTTACTTGGGGGAGTTATTACTGCTGCATTATTAATTTTTAAAGATAAACGTCAAACTCAACATAGTGTATTACGTAATTATCCTTTATTAGCACGTATAAGATATTTCTTTGAAAAAGTCGGTCCGGAAATGCGACAATACTTTTTCTTAGAGGATAAAGAAGGTAAACCATTTTCAAGATTAGATTATAAAAACATTGTTTTAGCTGGAAAATACAATTCAAGAATGACAAGTTTCGGAACTGAAAAAGATTACGACGCAGGATTTTTTATTAAAAATACAATGTTTCCACATCAGTCTTCCGAATTGCGCATTGATCAAAGTGTATTAATTTCTAGTTTCATTTACAAAATAGATAACGAACGCCTTTTCGAGAGAGATGAACATCGCGAAGAATCACAAATTAACCCTTACTTTTTAGATAACGAAGATGAGATTATCATTGGCCCTAAATTGGCACATCCATTCCATTTAAAACGTTTAGTTGGGCAATCAGGTATGAGTTACGGTGCTTTAGGTGGCAACGCAATTACCGCTCTATCCAAAGGATTAGGTCAAGCAGGTACGTGGATGAATACAGGTGAAGGTGGCCTATCAAAATATCACCTAACTGGTAATACAAACATTATTTTCCAAATTGGTCCTGGCTTATTTGGCGTCAGAGACGAAGATGGCAATTTCAATTTAGATTTATTCAAAGAGTTAGCTGATTCTGAAGCTATAAAAGCATTCGAAATTAAGCTTGCACAAGGTGCTAAGACACGTGGTGGGCATATGCAAGGCAATAAAGTTACAGAAGAAATTGCTAAAATCAGAAAAGTAAAACCATGGGTAACAATCAACTCACCTAACCGCTTCGATTTCATTAACAATACATACGAGTTGTTATCGTGGGTTGAACATTTGCAAACGGTAGGACAAAAACCTGTTGGGTTTAAAATCGTCGTTAGCTCTACTGCTGAAATTGAAACACTCGTTAAAACGATGGTAGAAACAGGTATTTACCCTAACTTCATTACAATAGATGGTGGTGAAGGTGGTACTGGTGCTACATTCCAAGAGTTACAAGATGGTGTAGGCCTACCATTATTTACATCCTTACCTATCGTATCAGGTATGCTAGAAAAATATGAAGTCCGTGATGAAGTTAAAATCTTTGCTTCAGGCAAACTTATTACACCAGATAAAATTGCTATAGCATTAGGTTTAGGTGCCGACCTAGTCAACATTGCACGTGGAATGATGATTAGTGTTGGCTGTATCATGAGTCAGCAATGTCATTTAAACACCTGTCCAGTAGGTGTTGCTACGACTGATCCTAAAAAGGAACAAGCGCTTATAGTAGAAGAAAAAAAATATCGTGTTACTAACTATATTACAAGTTTACACGAAGGTCTATTCAATATTGCAGCAGCTGTCGGTGTCAAAAGTCCTACACAAATTAATAAAGACCATATAATTATCAAGAAACATGATGGCACCATTCAATCAGTTAATGATTATAAGCTTAAATTAATAGAAGAGTAA